A window from Chitinophaga filiformis encodes these proteins:
- a CDS encoding glycoside hydrolase family 2 protein: protein MTAKKCLLFWGLMLFHGIVVKTSLAQQPKLPTQWTKAAMESTTPFPEYPRPQLERKEWMNLNGKWDYMGGEHIASALNPIKPVSFSDKTEKILVPYCPESVLSGIERKQEINMWYRRTFEIPAAWKGKQIIINFEAVDHDATLFVNGEKAGSHSGGYTSFHINITKFLKAGTNTIVVAAHDANDGRTPSGKNGPRGDYTFTSGIWQSVWLEPVSEHYIKNIRLLPDLVNNRLEVVVDADAAQVQATAFDGKKMVSETSGRSGTKLYIPIKDPKLWSPENPFLYDLNITLKDNRGNVADEVRSYFGMRDIKLGNVNGVIRPLLNNKFVMQLGLLDQGYWPDGILTPPTEEALKYDIAFTKKAGFNLIRKHMKTEPKRFYYWADKLGLLVWQDMPAIWYQHEDTAKVRSAFRKELQTMIDDLYNSPSIITWVPFNENWGAFDVKEITDWVKQLDPSRLVNGNSGFNNNPGYQKAAGDPGNGDFVDTHIYVGPYGASKPDGKRAASLGEFGGVGLFVRGHMWPVENNAYDYEATSDRLTDRYVLLMDQVEQLMRYQGLSIAVYTQTTDVEHEVNGVLTYDRAVEKMDIKRVKAVNEAVINAGNELNQK from the coding sequence ATGACAGCAAAAAAATGCCTGCTTTTTTGGGGACTCATGCTATTCCACGGTATCGTAGTCAAAACTTCTTTAGCACAACAGCCAAAACTACCTACACAATGGACGAAGGCTGCAATGGAATCCACAACTCCTTTTCCGGAATATCCCCGTCCACAGTTGGAACGTAAAGAATGGATGAATCTAAATGGGAAATGGGATTACATGGGCGGCGAACATATTGCCAGCGCTTTGAATCCCATCAAACCGGTGAGTTTTAGTGATAAAACAGAAAAGATACTTGTTCCTTATTGTCCGGAGTCAGTCCTTTCAGGCATTGAGCGTAAGCAGGAGATAAATATGTGGTACCGCCGGACATTCGAAATACCTGCTGCCTGGAAGGGTAAACAGATCATTATTAATTTTGAAGCAGTTGATCATGATGCGACCTTATTCGTCAATGGCGAAAAAGCCGGATCACATTCCGGTGGCTATACTTCGTTTCATATAAACATCACAAAGTTTTTGAAAGCAGGCACCAATACCATCGTCGTTGCGGCACATGATGCTAATGACGGCAGGACACCCTCCGGTAAGAATGGTCCACGGGGAGATTATACCTTTACTTCAGGCATCTGGCAAAGTGTATGGCTGGAGCCGGTGAGTGAGCATTACATTAAAAACATCCGGCTATTGCCTGATCTGGTAAACAACAGACTTGAAGTAGTTGTAGATGCTGATGCCGCGCAAGTACAGGCTACTGCATTTGATGGAAAAAAGATGGTGTCTGAGACCTCAGGACGCTCCGGAACTAAATTATATATTCCGATAAAGGATCCGAAGTTATGGTCGCCGGAGAATCCATTTCTGTATGATCTTAACATCACACTGAAAGATAACAGGGGCAATGTCGCTGATGAGGTCAGGAGTTACTTTGGTATGCGTGATATTAAACTGGGTAATGTGAACGGGGTGATAAGACCCTTGTTAAATAATAAGTTTGTGATGCAGCTTGGATTACTCGATCAGGGATACTGGCCTGATGGTATTCTCACGCCACCTACGGAGGAGGCCTTAAAATACGACATCGCATTTACCAAAAAAGCGGGGTTCAATTTAATCAGAAAGCATATGAAGACTGAGCCCAAACGCTTCTATTATTGGGCGGATAAACTTGGTCTGCTGGTATGGCAGGATATGCCGGCTATCTGGTATCAACATGAAGACACCGCAAAGGTAAGAAGCGCTTTCCGGAAGGAATTACAAACCATGATCGATGACCTTTATAATTCCCCTTCTATCATTACCTGGGTGCCGTTCAATGAGAACTGGGGCGCGTTTGATGTAAAAGAGATCACTGACTGGGTGAAACAGCTCGATCCCTCAAGACTGGTAAACGGCAATTCAGGATTTAACAATAATCCTGGCTATCAGAAGGCGGCCGGAGATCCCGGAAATGGGGATTTTGTAGATACGCATATATATGTCGGACCCTATGGTGCATCAAAACCCGATGGCAAACGCGCTGCATCACTTGGTGAATTTGGCGGCGTGGGCTTGTTTGTACGGGGTCATATGTGGCCGGTAGAGAATAATGCTTATGACTATGAGGCTACCAGCGACAGACTAACCGACAGGTACGTACTGCTGATGGACCAGGTGGAGCAGCTGATGCGATATCAGGGTTTAAGCATTGCGGTGTATACGCAGACAACGGATGTTGAACATGAGGTGAATGGTGTACTGACTTATGACAGGGCCGTAGAAAAAATGGATATAAAAAGGGTGAAAGCCGTGAATGAAGCAGTGATAAATGCCGGGAATGAGTTAAATCAGAAATGA
- a CDS encoding VOC family protein: protein MRAINPWINFNGNAEEAFTFYKSVFGGEFTKITRFKDLAGPEFQVAEEEADKIMYIGLPLGKNNVLIANDVPAFLGQVSENENRSKIHVNAESREEADKIFNGLSAGGEVEGPIGDSPWGTYAGMFRDKYGIEWIVEFDPGFNG, encoded by the coding sequence ATGAGAGCAATTAATCCCTGGATCAACTTCAATGGCAATGCCGAAGAAGCATTCACTTTCTACAAATCAGTTTTCGGCGGCGAGTTTACAAAAATCACCCGCTTTAAAGACTTAGCAGGACCCGAGTTTCAGGTAGCCGAAGAAGAGGCGGATAAAATAATGTACATCGGCTTGCCGCTTGGCAAAAATAATGTGTTAATAGCCAATGATGTTCCGGCATTTTTAGGGCAGGTAAGCGAAAATGAAAACCGGTCTAAAATACACGTGAATGCCGAAAGCCGTGAAGAAGCAGATAAAATATTTAACGGGTTATCAGCAGGCGGAGAAGTGGAAGGGCCCATTGGAGATAGCCCATGGGGTACCTACGCCGGAATGTTCAGAGATAAATATGGTATTGAATGGATTGTAGAATTTGACCCTGGTTTTAACGGTTAG
- a CDS encoding 4Fe-4S binding protein: MAIKITDECIFCGACESECPNNAIYEGGVQWAIADGTTVKGDFVLKDGSIIDASQRNAPLATDLYYIVSDKCTECQGFHEEPQCAVACPVDCCVPDEMYQESEEELLAKKDKLHR; encoded by the coding sequence ATGGCTATTAAAATTACAGATGAATGTATTTTCTGCGGAGCTTGTGAATCAGAATGTCCAAATAACGCGATCTATGAGGGGGGCGTACAATGGGCAATTGCAGATGGCACAACGGTTAAAGGTGATTTTGTGTTGAAGGATGGATCTATTATTGATGCCAGCCAGCGCAATGCTCCCCTGGCTACCGATCTGTATTATATTGTTTCAGATAAGTGTACAGAGTGTCAGGGATTTCATGAGGAACCACAATGTGCAGTTGCTTGTCCGGTTGACTGTTGTGTACCTGACGAAATGTACCAGGAGTCTGAAGAAGAACTGTTGGCGAAGAAAGATAAGTTACATCGTTAA
- a CDS encoding RagB/SusD family nutrient uptake outer membrane protein: MKNTILIVLISALLITACKNELDISNPNTPTTANFWKTASDAQLGINAVYSTFHRPGLCRWYFFITVIRSDEGFSSSPNSDIVNNYDAFNITDYNYSSTVNLWQDLYIGINRANQVLDNVPNIAMDDTKKQQLLAEAYFMRGFFYYTLATLWGNVPLQLHTSTSVDKPATSTQEAVFAQVEKDFTTAAAGLPVSYDAANIGRATKGAAYGMLGKTFLQQHKYPQAVTALQWLVTGEGKSNYSLQRDYRNNFLEATENNSESVFEIQYAVNPTDNHDDDTQPGSDNLNYGTSIPPFFAPRPFGFTDGQARRWLVLEFEQERTMGNQRDPRLAASFLYDSTDERGPTFTMVYGRTFVSLGYPSDPGTVPNQNDVYFRKLLNDATMPGEVFHSGNNYRYLRYADILLLYAEALNGAGQTAQAYPWIDMVRARAGLAPLSLIRPDLNQDALLGQLKHERITELAGEGHRWEDLQRWNDLSAQLSARDAGFAHFTKNKDELLPIPQLDRDINPGLSQNNGY, encoded by the coding sequence ATGAAAAATACAATACTTATTGTCCTGATATCGGCGTTACTAATAACAGCCTGTAAAAATGAGCTGGATATTTCCAATCCTAACACGCCTACGACGGCTAATTTCTGGAAAACAGCCAGCGATGCACAACTCGGCATCAATGCGGTATATAGCACATTTCATCGCCCAGGGCTTTGCCGCTGGTACTTCTTCATCACCGTCATCAGGTCAGATGAAGGTTTCAGTAGCAGCCCCAATTCTGACATCGTCAATAACTACGACGCTTTTAATATAACCGACTATAATTATTCAAGTACTGTTAACCTCTGGCAGGACTTATATATCGGGATCAACAGGGCCAACCAGGTGCTGGACAACGTACCCAACATTGCCATGGACGACACCAAAAAACAGCAACTCCTGGCAGAAGCCTATTTCATGAGAGGATTCTTTTACTATACGTTGGCTACATTATGGGGCAATGTGCCCTTACAGCTGCATACCTCCACCTCTGTAGATAAACCGGCAACATCCACACAGGAGGCTGTATTTGCACAGGTCGAAAAGGACTTTACAACAGCAGCTGCAGGCTTACCTGTATCCTATGACGCTGCCAACATCGGCCGCGCTACAAAGGGCGCAGCATACGGAATGCTCGGCAAGACATTCCTGCAGCAGCATAAATATCCCCAGGCGGTGACTGCTCTTCAGTGGCTGGTTACCGGAGAAGGGAAAAGTAACTATAGTCTACAGCGTGACTATCGTAACAATTTCCTTGAAGCTACAGAAAACAATAGTGAGTCAGTTTTCGAGATACAATACGCCGTAAATCCCACGGACAATCACGATGACGATACCCAGCCTGGATCTGATAACCTTAATTACGGTACGTCTATTCCACCATTCTTCGCTCCCCGCCCCTTTGGCTTTACAGATGGTCAGGCGCGACGCTGGCTGGTGCTTGAATTTGAACAAGAGCGAACAATGGGTAATCAACGCGATCCACGCCTGGCAGCTTCTTTCCTGTACGATTCAACGGATGAAAGAGGACCGACATTTACAATGGTCTATGGCAGGACATTTGTATCTTTGGGTTATCCCAGTGATCCCGGCACTGTTCCCAACCAAAACGATGTCTATTTCAGGAAATTACTGAATGATGCTACGATGCCTGGTGAAGTCTTCCATTCAGGCAATAATTACAGATACCTGCGTTATGCGGACATACTCCTTCTATATGCAGAAGCACTTAATGGCGCCGGACAAACCGCACAGGCCTATCCGTGGATAGATATGGTAAGAGCGCGTGCAGGATTGGCGCCATTATCTCTGATAAGGCCCGACTTAAACCAGGATGCGCTGCTCGGGCAACTGAAACATGAGCGGATCACCGAGCTGGCCGGGGAAGGGCATCGCTGGGAAGATCTCCAGAGATGGAATGACCTGAGTGCTCAATTGTCAGCCAGAGACGCCGGATTTGCACATTTCACAAAAAATAAAGATGAGCTGTTGCCGATACCACAATTAGACCGCGACATTAATCCTGGTTTGTCGCAGAATAATGGGTATTAG
- a CDS encoding SusC/RagA family TonB-linked outer membrane protein, translating into MKRKMLQAYNACAIILLLCAISQSSVAQTNTIRGRVSGTQNEPLANVSVHEKGTTNGTLTKEDGSFTLSVKDTSVLIELSFLGYASQEVSAGSAPFLNIQLQSKANDLNSVVIIGYQSVRRKDLTGATGVVDMTAVNRVTSASVGESIQGLVPGVTVRNTGAPGTNAAVEIRGVSNFGNSNPLYVIDGMFADANVTVNPDDIASIQVLKDASAAAIYGSRAGNGVIIITTKRGREGPTRLNLSARYGVQQIPKRWNMMDAAQYLQTVKQQYQNSGLGLPGGLNNNTINTDWQDAIFRTGNSQDYYLSASGGAAAGNYFISGGYYKNTGVLIGNSFERASLRINTEAKKGRLTLGENLMLSTSYGANPGGGINAFYEVPQMLPVIAVQAENYKSIQYNPGGWGMGTTDIPTYANNYAAVNALDKIRNSFVKVLGNVYVEFKLTDWLIYRFSTGVEASFDHNREVRDTGIWRYTNQPAATSINENRSQFTNFLMEHTLNFNKTFGRHSLNGVFGFSRTQQRTEFTSGGRTGLQTVNGTLFTTIGSALGAPAAGGGTSLLWRAHGYLGRINYAYDDRYLLTLTGRIDQDSRFGPDYRTGYFPSVAAAWRINRESFFNVPVVSDLKLRASYGKLGFSDVLGSWDYLGVLNNNPRAIYGTGQTPAVGQYQAALVNEDLHWETRIQQNIGIDAGFWDNRLSLSLDAYNSKSKDVLVQLPIANYLGGVGSPSINAASIRNRGIEFTATYRSKSAPFHWDISGNITTIKNRILSVGNQNSGADYLEPANFLRSQVGHAIGEWYVIKTAGIFHSAAEVNAYTDKNGRLIQPDAKPGDVKYIDANGDGVINNDDRQFLGSPWPSVQAGLQFNAFYKNFTLNLQWVGVFGNKLYNDVRRVLDSYQLTNFRKDIDPWSENNSGGTDPRLAVSTGSDPAIAANNMAQTDRWLEKGTYLRLRNIELAYNVSKGFLSRAGLSNARIYISGQNLFTITSYKGLDPDVQGNGILQRGFDNGNWPASRFYTAGITCEF; encoded by the coding sequence AGCGCCGGTAGTGCTCCATTTCTGAATATCCAGTTACAGTCAAAAGCGAATGATCTTAACTCAGTTGTGATCATCGGTTATCAGTCTGTACGTAGAAAGGATCTGACCGGGGCAACGGGCGTAGTAGATATGACAGCTGTGAACCGTGTTACATCGGCTTCTGTAGGGGAATCCATACAGGGCCTGGTACCAGGGGTAACGGTGAGAAATACCGGAGCTCCTGGCACCAATGCTGCCGTGGAGATCAGAGGGGTCAGCAACTTCGGCAATTCCAATCCGCTGTATGTCATTGACGGCATGTTCGCAGATGCGAATGTGACTGTTAATCCTGATGATATTGCATCCATTCAGGTATTAAAAGATGCATCGGCGGCAGCTATTTATGGGTCCAGGGCGGGTAACGGGGTAATTATTATTACTACCAAAAGAGGCCGGGAAGGCCCAACGCGGCTTAATCTATCAGCACGCTATGGCGTGCAGCAGATCCCCAAGCGCTGGAACATGATGGATGCGGCACAATACCTCCAGACAGTGAAACAACAATATCAAAACTCAGGGCTGGGACTTCCCGGTGGACTTAACAACAACACGATCAACACCGATTGGCAGGATGCCATTTTTCGCACTGGTAACAGCCAGGATTATTATTTAAGTGCATCAGGAGGTGCTGCAGCGGGAAACTACTTTATATCCGGCGGATACTATAAAAACACCGGCGTACTGATCGGAAATTCCTTCGAAAGAGCCAGCTTGCGTATCAATACAGAAGCGAAAAAAGGGCGGCTTACATTGGGTGAAAATCTCATGCTAAGCACATCCTATGGGGCTAATCCGGGTGGCGGGATCAATGCCTTTTATGAAGTGCCGCAGATGCTACCGGTAATAGCAGTGCAGGCAGAAAATTACAAGTCGATACAGTACAATCCAGGTGGATGGGGTATGGGGACAACAGACATCCCTACTTACGCAAACAATTATGCAGCTGTCAATGCACTTGATAAGATCAGAAACAGCTTTGTAAAAGTACTGGGCAATGTATATGTCGAATTTAAGTTGACTGACTGGCTTATTTACCGTTTCAGTACAGGCGTGGAAGCCAGCTTCGACCATAATCGTGAAGTCAGGGATACTGGTATCTGGAGATATACGAATCAGCCTGCTGCCACCAGTATTAATGAAAACAGAAGTCAGTTCACCAATTTCCTGATGGAGCATACGCTGAACTTCAACAAAACCTTCGGCCGGCATTCTCTTAACGGCGTCTTTGGTTTTTCAAGAACGCAACAGCGGACAGAGTTCACAAGTGGCGGACGCACGGGCCTGCAGACTGTCAATGGTACACTCTTCACTACTATCGGCTCTGCCCTTGGCGCTCCCGCTGCCGGCGGCGGAACCTCTTTACTGTGGCGCGCACATGGTTACCTGGGCCGCATCAACTACGCCTATGACGATAGATACCTGTTGACCTTAACCGGGCGTATAGACCAGGATTCCCGGTTTGGTCCCGATTACAGAACGGGCTACTTCCCATCGGTCGCAGCGGCATGGCGGATAAACAGGGAAAGCTTTTTCAACGTACCTGTTGTCAGCGACCTTAAATTACGCGCCTCTTATGGTAAGCTGGGGTTTAGTGATGTACTGGGCTCCTGGGACTACCTGGGTGTGTTGAATAATAACCCGCGCGCCATCTACGGAACAGGGCAAACTCCTGCGGTAGGACAATACCAGGCAGCCCTTGTAAACGAGGATCTGCACTGGGAAACACGTATCCAGCAAAACATCGGAATAGATGCAGGTTTCTGGGATAACCGCCTGTCGCTTTCCCTGGACGCCTACAATTCAAAATCCAAAGATGTGCTGGTGCAACTTCCAATTGCCAATTACCTTGGCGGCGTCGGGTCTCCCTCCATCAATGCTGCCTCTATACGTAACAGGGGTATTGAATTCACAGCAACCTACAGAAGTAAAAGCGCGCCTTTCCATTGGGATATATCCGGCAATATCACTACCATCAAAAACCGGATACTGTCAGTCGGCAATCAGAACAGTGGCGCTGACTATCTCGAACCGGCCAATTTTCTACGCTCGCAGGTGGGACATGCCATCGGAGAATGGTATGTAATAAAGACTGCCGGCATTTTCCACTCAGCGGCAGAAGTAAATGCTTACACTGATAAGAATGGAAGACTGATACAGCCTGACGCCAAACCTGGCGATGTGAAGTATATCGACGCCAACGGGGATGGCGTTATCAACAATGACGACAGGCAATTCCTGGGGTCTCCCTGGCCTTCTGTTCAGGCAGGCCTCCAGTTCAATGCGTTCTACAAAAACTTCACACTTAATCTGCAGTGGGTAGGTGTATTTGGTAACAAGTTATACAATGATGTAAGAAGAGTATTGGATAGTTACCAGCTGACTAACTTCAGAAAAGACATTGACCCATGGTCAGAAAATAACTCCGGAGGCACTGACCCGAGACTTGCAGTCAGCACCGGTTCCGATCCTGCTATTGCCGCTAACAATATGGCGCAGACCGACAGGTGGCTGGAAAAAGGTACTTATCTGCGCTTACGTAATATCGAGCTTGCTTATAACGTCTCAAAAGGCTTTTTATCCAGGGCCGGTTTGTCAAATGCCCGCATCTACATAAGTGGCCAGAATCTGTTTACCATCACATCCTACAAAGGACTGGACCCGGATGTACAGGGTAATGGCATTTTACAACGTGGTTTTGATAACGGTAACTGGCCTGCGAGCAGATTCTATACAGCGGGCATCACATGTGAATTTTAA